In Syntrophorhabdales bacterium, a genomic segment contains:
- the folP gene encoding dihydropteroate synthase — MGWRQRFEDRPLIMGILNVTPDSFYDGGKFYPQDVAITHALRLIEEGADILDVGGESTRPYSDATPAEEELRRVIPVIREIRARSTVFLSVDTYKAAVAREAIEAGADMINDISGLTFDPETASVAAQSGVPVVIMHTRGRPKEMQVNPGYEDVIGQIKEFFVDRVQYAKQCGVQDSNIVLDPGIGFGKRVEDNLTIIKDLRRFKELGYPILIGTSMKGFIGKLAGSPELEERIEGTLASLALSLWNGADILRVHDVKKAKKVAAFVQAVMAA; from the coding sequence ATGGGGTGGAGGCAGCGGTTCGAGGATAGACCCCTCATCATGGGCATCCTCAACGTAACGCCTGATTCTTTCTATGACGGGGGAAAATTCTACCCGCAGGACGTGGCAATAACACACGCGTTGCGCCTTATAGAGGAAGGTGCCGATATACTAGACGTCGGAGGAGAGTCAACGCGCCCTTACTCTGACGCTACGCCTGCCGAGGAGGAGTTGCGCAGGGTTATTCCTGTGATCAGGGAAATAAGAGCTCGCTCTACCGTCTTTTTGTCCGTCGATACGTATAAAGCGGCTGTTGCCAGAGAGGCTATCGAAGCGGGTGCCGACATGATCAACGACATAAGCGGTCTCACTTTTGATCCCGAAACGGCCTCGGTCGCGGCGCAGTCGGGTGTGCCAGTGGTTATCATGCATACCAGGGGTAGACCTAAAGAGATGCAGGTAAATCCCGGATACGAGGATGTAATCGGCCAGATAAAAGAATTCTTTGTTGATAGAGTGCAGTACGCGAAGCAATGCGGCGTCCAGGATTCCAACATCGTTCTCGATCCGGGAATTGGTTTTGGCAAAAGAGTCGAGGACAATCTCACGATCATCAAGGATCTCCGTCGATTCAAAGAGCTGGGGTACCCTATTCTGATAGGCACGTCGATGAAAGGCTTCATTGGAAAACTCGCAGGCTCTCCTGAATTGGAAGAGAGGATCGAGGGGACTCTGGCAAGTCTTGCGCTCTCGCTCTGGAATGGCGCTGACATTCTACGGGTGCATGACGTGAAGAAGGCAAAAAAAGTGGCTGCATTTGTTCAGGCAGTGATGGCGGCCTGA
- the glmM gene encoding phosphoglucosamine mutase produces the protein MKRLFGTDGVRGVANVYPMTSEVALKIGRAVSHVFKERHGRGRIVVGKDTRLSGYMLETAIASGICSTGLDVWLVGPLPTPGIAFITRSMRADAGIVISASHNPYQDNGIKIFSGEGFKLPDELESEIERMIMDGSIDEIRPVASEIGKAHRIDDAVGRYIVFLKNTFPQELTLSGLKLVVDCAQGATYKVAPAVFEELGAHVVAHAVEPDGENINKECGTLHPNVLRELVLDKNAHIGVAFDGDGDRVLFVDEKGGIVDGDTLMAICGRYLKDRAFLKKNTVVATIASNMGLDVCLKREGVRVVRTDVGDRYVLERMLQEGFNFGGEKSGHVVFLDHNTTGDGIVTALKVLNIMVEKGATLNDLKAGFEEFPQVELNIGVREKKPLDKVPELRKKIESVEKALRKKGRVVVRYSGTEMLLRIMVEGKNHDQVKDYAQEIAEVARKRLSEKYHA, from the coding sequence ATGAAACGGCTGTTCGGAACCGATGGTGTTCGCGGCGTGGCAAATGTATATCCAATGACCTCTGAAGTGGCGCTTAAGATCGGAAGGGCTGTTTCCCATGTCTTCAAGGAGCGGCATGGCAGGGGAAGAATAGTGGTAGGAAAAGACACGAGGCTCTCGGGCTACATGCTGGAAACAGCAATTGCGTCAGGTATCTGCTCCACCGGGCTCGATGTCTGGCTTGTGGGTCCGCTTCCCACTCCAGGGATCGCCTTCATTACGCGCAGCATGCGTGCCGATGCGGGCATAGTGATTTCAGCCTCGCACAATCCCTATCAAGATAACGGGATTAAGATTTTTTCAGGCGAAGGCTTTAAATTGCCGGACGAGTTGGAGTCAGAGATTGAAAGAATGATCATGGACGGCAGTATCGACGAGATTCGTCCCGTAGCTTCTGAAATCGGCAAGGCACATCGTATCGACGACGCTGTGGGGCGCTATATAGTTTTCCTTAAGAATACCTTCCCCCAGGAACTCACCCTCTCAGGGCTCAAACTGGTCGTAGATTGCGCTCAGGGCGCGACGTATAAGGTGGCGCCGGCTGTCTTTGAGGAGCTTGGCGCGCATGTGGTCGCCCACGCTGTGGAACCGGATGGAGAGAATATCAACAAAGAATGCGGGACACTCCATCCGAATGTGCTAAGGGAACTGGTGTTGGACAAGAACGCCCACATTGGTGTGGCTTTCGACGGAGACGGAGACCGGGTGCTCTTCGTTGACGAGAAGGGTGGGATCGTAGATGGCGATACACTCATGGCGATTTGTGGCAGATACCTGAAAGACAGGGCCTTTCTGAAGAAGAATACTGTCGTGGCGACGATTGCCAGCAACATGGGTCTGGACGTGTGTTTGAAGCGGGAAGGGGTGCGGGTAGTCAGAACAGATGTGGGTGACCGCTACGTGCTGGAAAGGATGCTCCAGGAGGGCTTTAATTTTGGTGGCGAGAAGTCGGGCCACGTAGTCTTTCTCGACCACAATACCACAGGGGACGGGATTGTCACGGCATTGAAGGTGCTGAACATCATGGTAGAGAAAGGGGCGACCCTGAACGACCTGAAGGCGGGGTTTGAAGAGTTTCCTCAAGTGGAGCTTAATATCGGGGTGAGAGAAAAGAAGCCATTGGATAAAGTTCCCGAGTTGCGGAAAAAAATTGAGAGCGTTGAAAAGGCGTTGCGGAAAAAGGGCAGAGTGGTAGTACGATACTCTGGGACGGAGATGCTCCTCAGGATCATGGTGGAAGGAAAGAACCATGATCAGGTAAAGGATTACGCACAAGAGATCGCGGAAGTTGCCCGAAAACGCCTTTCGGAGAAGTATCATGCCTGA
- the pdxJ gene encoding pyridoxine 5'-phosphate synthase, producing the protein MPELMVNIDHVATLREARGIYYPEPVYAAGIAEMAGASGIIVHLREDRRHIKDRDVQILRQVVRTKLNLEMAATDEMVAIAREIKPEMATLVPEKRQELTTEGGLDVVLLKDRLMRAVSRLRESGIKVSLFIDPAEPQIAASKATGAEMIELHTGRYSDAPEEASRLAELEKVQLAAKMGSSLGLMVNAGHGLHYHNVADIAAIPEIKELAIGHSIIARAVFVGLDRAVTDMIELIKSASSKQ; encoded by the coding sequence ATGCCTGAGCTTATGGTGAATATTGACCACGTTGCGACATTGCGTGAGGCGAGAGGAATCTATTACCCGGAGCCCGTCTATGCCGCAGGCATCGCGGAAATGGCAGGTGCATCCGGGATTATTGTCCATCTGCGTGAAGACAGACGCCACATTAAAGACAGGGACGTGCAGATCCTGCGTCAGGTAGTGAGGACGAAATTGAACCTTGAAATGGCTGCCACGGATGAGATGGTTGCCATAGCTCGGGAGATAAAACCGGAGATGGCAACGCTGGTGCCGGAAAAGAGGCAGGAGCTCACCACCGAGGGTGGGCTCGACGTTGTTCTTCTCAAGGATCGCCTGATGCGGGCTGTGAGCCGCCTGAGAGAAAGCGGGATCAAAGTGAGCCTCTTTATCGATCCTGCAGAGCCGCAGATCGCCGCTTCAAAAGCGACGGGTGCTGAGATGATCGAACTCCACACCGGAAGGTACAGCGACGCGCCGGAAGAGGCTTCCCGGCTCGCGGAGTTAGAAAAAGTTCAGCTGGCCGCAAAAATGGGGAGTAGCCTGGGTCTCATGGTGAACGCAGGACACGGCCTTCACTACCATAACGTGGCCGATATCGCGGCTATCCCGGAAATCAAGGAACTTGCCATCGGACACAGCATCATAGCGCGGGCAGTCTTTGTGGGGCTGGATCGGGCTGTGACGGATATGATTGAACTGATAAAGTCCGCGAGCAGTAAGCAGTGA
- the acpS gene encoding holo-ACP synthase, giving the protein MLCLWPYALILAPEVNVIGIDIVDVSRIAALKVRHGDHFLKRIFTDLEITYAQRKKRWAETLAGRFAAKEAFMKAFGRRLPWREIEVLAGDSGQPFISFRGSRYEGVTISHEKAYAVAAVAIEKEVKS; this is encoded by the coding sequence ATGCTGTGCCTTTGGCCTTATGCCTTGATCCTTGCGCCTGAGGTGAATGTGATCGGCATTGACATCGTTGATGTATCGAGAATAGCGGCGCTCAAAGTACGTCATGGAGATCATTTTCTGAAGCGGATATTCACCGATTTGGAAATAACCTACGCACAGCGCAAGAAAAGATGGGCCGAAACGCTTGCAGGACGCTTTGCTGCGAAAGAAGCTTTCATGAAGGCATTCGGGAGGCGTCTGCCATGGAGGGAGATAGAGGTGCTGGCCGGTGACTCCGGACAACCGTTCATTTCCTTTCGGGGCTCCCGTTACGAGGGTGTGACCATTTCTCACGAGAAAGCATACGCAGTGGCAGCAGTAGCCATAGAAAAGGAGGTGAAATCCTAA
- a CDS encoding NAD(P)H-hydrate dehydratase, producing the protein MKVLSPERMKRYDDYAINTWGIPSAVLMENAGRTTYRLLRKKYLTEKKKLTICCGRGNNGGDGFVIARYALRDGFETSVVLTCEPEDLKGDAALNMELYRKLNGAMTVIRKLADIRQKLKEAELLIDAIFGTGLSKEVQGIEKALIEQMNASKRPIVAVDIPSGLDAMSGVPLGVAVTADSTYTYGYAKIGQLLYPGAAHVGELTVVDIALPPAAEKDIGVDAEVVDGDMLRSFLKSRRPFSHKGSFGHALIISGSTGKTGAAAMASDAALKIGAGLVTLVIPRSLNAIMETKLTEVMTFPVEDNGKGHLAEDAFDQIESFARDKDVIVIGPGLSTTEETMTLVRKLYVELDKPFVVDADGITSFQGHERLIRKKEKRAVFTPHPGEIGRLVGLSPAEVNADRLNIGRRFVATHGIDLVLKGARTTIFGADGSLFINPTGNAALAKGGSGDILTGFIGGLLSQGYTSLEASLLGVYLHGYIADTWVATRSDMDLVAVDLLKGVGEALRELRRGTDRTYIKRAL; encoded by the coding sequence ATGAAAGTGCTCTCTCCTGAACGCATGAAGCGATACGATGATTACGCTATCAATACATGGGGTATTCCTTCAGCAGTGCTCATGGAGAATGCGGGAAGGACTACGTACCGTCTTCTCAGAAAAAAATATCTTACCGAAAAGAAGAAGCTGACAATCTGCTGTGGCAGGGGGAACAACGGAGGGGACGGATTTGTCATCGCAAGGTACGCGCTAAGAGATGGGTTCGAGACGTCTGTGGTTCTTACGTGTGAACCGGAGGACCTGAAAGGCGATGCAGCCCTTAACATGGAGCTCTATCGCAAATTGAACGGAGCGATGACCGTTATAAGAAAGCTCGCTGATATCCGGCAGAAGCTCAAGGAAGCAGAACTTCTCATTGATGCTATTTTCGGTACAGGGTTGTCAAAAGAAGTGCAGGGAATCGAGAAAGCTCTCATCGAACAGATGAATGCATCGAAAAGGCCCATTGTCGCAGTGGATATCCCCTCAGGTCTCGATGCCATGAGCGGTGTGCCACTGGGTGTGGCCGTCACGGCGGATAGTACCTATACCTACGGGTACGCCAAGATAGGGCAGCTCCTCTATCCGGGTGCGGCCCACGTGGGCGAACTTACGGTAGTGGACATTGCTCTTCCTCCAGCTGCTGAAAAGGATATCGGCGTAGATGCAGAGGTTGTCGACGGCGATATGCTGAGAAGTTTTCTGAAGAGCCGCAGGCCGTTTAGCCATAAAGGGAGCTTTGGCCACGCCCTCATCATTTCGGGCTCGACAGGCAAGACCGGTGCAGCAGCAATGGCGTCCGACGCCGCGCTCAAGATAGGAGCCGGTCTTGTGACTCTGGTGATTCCGCGGAGTCTCAACGCTATTATGGAAACCAAGTTGACAGAGGTCATGACCTTCCCCGTGGAGGATAACGGGAAGGGCCATCTGGCTGAGGACGCGTTCGACCAGATTGAATCGTTTGCCCGCGATAAAGACGTGATCGTGATCGGTCCGGGCCTCTCAACCACCGAAGAAACAATGACGCTGGTGCGGAAGCTGTACGTCGAGCTGGACAAGCCCTTTGTCGTTGATGCGGATGGCATTACCAGCTTTCAAGGCCATGAACGGCTCATCAGGAAGAAAGAAAAGAGAGCCGTTTTCACGCCTCACCCCGGAGAGATAGGCCGTCTGGTGGGCTTGAGTCCCGCAGAGGTTAATGCAGACCGATTGAACATCGGCCGCAGGTTTGTCGCAACCCATGGCATCGATCTTGTGCTGAAGGGAGCGCGGACGACCATTTTTGGCGCTGACGGCTCTCTCTTCATCAATCCTACAGGCAACGCAGCGCTTGCAAAAGGCGGAAGCGGTGATATACTTACTGGTTTTATAGGCGGCCTTCTATCGCAGGGCTACACATCGCTGGAGGCTTCTCTCCTCGGGGTCTATCTTCATGGCTACATTGCGGATACCTGGGTCGCCACGAGAAGCGATATGGACCTTGTAGCAGTAGACCTGCTGAAGGGAGTCGGCGAAGCACTGCGGGAATTAAGGCGTGGAACGGATAGAACTTATATCAAGAGGGCCCTCTGA
- the tsaE gene encoding tRNA (adenosine(37)-N6)-threonylcarbamoyltransferase complex ATPase subunit type 1 TsaE, translating into MERIELISRGPSDTVAIGAAIGELSRAGDVFLLYGELGSGKTQFVKGLAKGLDVPDWEHVLSPSFTLLNAYAGRLGLCHVDLYRLESVDVNELGIEEHLDDAVVAVEWAEKSLWWDNTIKVSITVTSEEERLIVLEVADAGRAEVWRDIRRKS; encoded by the coding sequence GTGGAACGGATAGAACTTATATCAAGAGGGCCCTCTGACACGGTTGCGATCGGCGCAGCTATCGGAGAATTGTCGAGGGCCGGTGATGTGTTTCTTCTTTACGGCGAGTTAGGATCAGGCAAAACGCAGTTCGTTAAGGGCCTGGCGAAGGGCCTGGATGTGCCTGACTGGGAACACGTGCTTTCGCCGTCGTTTACTCTGCTCAATGCGTATGCGGGCAGACTCGGGTTGTGCCACGTAGACCTCTACAGGCTGGAAAGCGTGGACGTGAATGAATTAGGCATTGAAGAGCATCTCGATGATGCTGTCGTGGCTGTCGAATGGGCTGAAAAATCTCTATGGTGGGATAACACCATTAAGGTGAGTATTACCGTCACGAGCGAAGAGGAGAGATTGATCGTTTTGGAGGTTGCTGATGCTGGTCGTGCAGAAGTATGGCGGGACATCCGTCGCAAATCCTGA
- a CDS encoding aspartate kinase produces MLVVQKYGGTSVANPERIANVAKRVIEYKKQGNGLVIVVSAMSGETDRLLGLAHGIAKFPDEREVDVLISTGEQVTSALLAITMKEMGYDAVSVLGHQVPIVTDSAFGKARISDIEETKIRAELANGRVVVVPGFQGVDEEGNITTLGRGGSDTTAVAVAAALKADVCEIYTDVDGVYTTDPNITSKARRLERISYDEMLEMASLGAKVLQIRSVEMAKRYKVPLLVKSSLTEGKGTLVCEEVPEMEQVIVSGVTYNKNEAKVTVNGVPDRPGVASRIFTTLADANIVIDMIVQNVSHDKKTDVTFTLGKADAKKAQKIMEGLSAEIGAKTVEVDERVAKVSIVGLGMRSHAGIAAKMFALLSNEGINIEMIGTSEIKISCVIGEKYGELAVRALHTGFGLDAEDVQEER; encoded by the coding sequence ATGCTGGTCGTGCAGAAGTATGGCGGGACATCCGTCGCAAATCCTGAGAGAATAGCGAACGTAGCCAAACGGGTGATCGAATACAAGAAGCAAGGTAATGGACTCGTTATAGTTGTTTCTGCGATGTCGGGCGAAACAGACCGTCTGCTGGGGCTCGCGCATGGCATCGCAAAATTCCCGGATGAACGGGAGGTCGATGTGCTGATATCGACGGGCGAGCAGGTTACTTCCGCCCTTCTTGCGATTACGATGAAAGAGATGGGGTATGATGCTGTGTCGGTTCTGGGGCATCAGGTGCCGATAGTCACTGACTCTGCTTTTGGCAAGGCGCGTATCTCCGACATAGAGGAAACCAAAATCAGGGCAGAGCTCGCGAATGGCAGAGTCGTGGTGGTGCCGGGGTTTCAAGGCGTAGACGAGGAGGGTAATATTACCACCCTCGGCCGCGGAGGCTCGGATACCACTGCAGTAGCGGTGGCAGCAGCACTGAAGGCCGACGTATGCGAGATCTACACTGATGTCGATGGTGTCTACACGACCGATCCCAACATCACCAGCAAAGCGCGCAGGCTGGAAAGGATATCCTACGATGAGATGCTGGAGATGGCATCTCTCGGGGCCAAGGTCCTGCAGATCAGATCAGTTGAGATGGCCAAAAGGTACAAGGTCCCCCTTCTGGTTAAATCATCGCTGACCGAAGGCAAAGGCACGCTCGTCTGTGAGGAGGTACCGGAGATGGAGCAGGTAATTGTTTCAGGCGTAACGTATAACAAGAACGAGGCGAAGGTCACGGTTAACGGAGTGCCCGACCGTCCGGGCGTTGCCTCCAGGATATTCACGACGCTTGCCGATGCGAATATCGTGATAGACATGATCGTCCAGAACGTGAGCCATGACAAGAAGACGGACGTCACCTTTACTCTTGGCAAGGCTGACGCAAAGAAGGCGCAGAAGATTATGGAGGGACTTTCTGCGGAAATCGGGGCGAAGACTGTCGAAGTGGACGAACGCGTCGCCAAGGTTTCCATAGTAGGCCTGGGAATGCGGTCTCACGCGGGCATCGCAGCTAAAATGTTTGCCTTGCTCTCCAATGAAGGCATCAACATCGAGATGATCGGCACCTCGGAGATCAAAATTTCCTGCGTGATCGGTGAAAAGTATGGAGAGCTGGCTGTACGGGCGCTGCACACGGGATTCGGGCTTGACGCCGAAGATGTCCAGGAGGAGCGGTGA
- the cimA gene encoding citramalate synthase — MRIDFYDTTLRDGAQSEDISFSPLDKLRITEKLDEFGMDYVEGGWPGSNPKDLQYFQEVKKLPLKHTKIVAFSSTIRSGVEAEEDESMRSVLEADTRYVAVVGKSWDLHVKDALKVSLEGNLRMIDQTIRCLKKHDRVVFFDAEHFFDGFKRNRQYAIKVLKTAEEAGADVLVLCDTNGGSMPYEIAGATADIHNSFALPLGIHAHNDTESAVANSIMAVKAGCAHVQGTLNGYGERCGNANLCSIIPNIIAKMGYGASDRVHLEKLRDLSLFIDEMANLVPDKHRAYVGDAAFAHKGGLHVSGVRRNPATYEHVEPQLVGNRQRVLVSDLSGESTILYKAKELGIEIEKEKRAVKEVLKKVKELEHGGYQFEGAEGSLELLMKRALGIHRKYFDLVGFRVIVEKKERDTSVSEATILVKVGDRVEHTAGLGSGPVHALDNALRKALLKFYPALGEVSLLDYKVRVLSSKDGTASVTRVLIESTDGKRTWETLGVSENILEASWQALVDSIDYKLLLEEEKEQ; from the coding sequence GTGAGGATCGATTTTTACGATACCACCTTGCGCGACGGAGCCCAGTCCGAAGATATCTCATTCTCTCCTCTCGATAAGCTGAGAATTACTGAAAAGCTGGACGAATTCGGTATGGACTACGTGGAAGGGGGGTGGCCCGGCTCGAACCCTAAAGATCTGCAGTACTTTCAGGAGGTGAAGAAACTGCCACTGAAGCACACGAAGATCGTGGCCTTTTCCAGCACAATACGGTCAGGAGTCGAGGCTGAAGAGGATGAGAGCATGAGAAGTGTGCTGGAGGCGGACACCAGGTACGTGGCCGTGGTGGGCAAGAGCTGGGACCTGCACGTCAAGGATGCGCTGAAGGTGAGTCTGGAAGGTAACCTCAGGATGATCGATCAGACAATCAGATGTCTGAAGAAACATGACCGCGTCGTCTTCTTTGACGCGGAGCATTTTTTTGATGGGTTCAAGAGAAACAGGCAGTATGCGATAAAGGTGTTGAAGACTGCTGAAGAGGCAGGAGCCGACGTGCTGGTGCTCTGCGATACCAATGGCGGCAGCATGCCTTACGAGATAGCAGGCGCGACTGCCGATATCCATAACAGCTTCGCCCTGCCCCTCGGTATCCATGCCCACAATGACACGGAATCAGCCGTAGCAAACAGTATTATGGCGGTCAAAGCCGGCTGCGCCCACGTTCAGGGCACGTTAAACGGTTACGGTGAGCGGTGTGGTAACGCAAATCTTTGTTCGATTATTCCCAACATCATTGCGAAGATGGGTTACGGCGCATCTGACCGGGTGCACCTCGAGAAATTAAGAGATCTGAGCCTCTTTATTGACGAGATGGCCAACCTTGTTCCAGACAAACACAGGGCCTATGTAGGTGACGCTGCTTTTGCGCACAAGGGCGGGCTACACGTGAGCGGCGTGCGAAGAAATCCGGCGACATATGAGCACGTTGAGCCCCAGCTTGTGGGAAACAGGCAGCGGGTGCTCGTCTCAGATCTTTCCGGCGAGAGCACCATTCTTTACAAGGCCAAAGAACTTGGCATCGAAATTGAAAAAGAAAAAAGGGCTGTCAAAGAGGTATTGAAGAAAGTCAAGGAGCTTGAGCACGGAGGGTATCAGTTCGAAGGCGCTGAAGGCTCTCTCGAGCTCCTTATGAAAAGGGCGCTTGGCATACACAGGAAATACTTTGATCTGGTCGGCTTTAGGGTGATTGTTGAAAAGAAAGAGAGAGATACATCTGTTTCGGAAGCCACTATACTCGTCAAAGTGGGTGACAGGGTGGAACACACCGCCGGGTTAGGCAGTGGACCCGTCCATGCCTTGGATAACGCCCTGAGAAAGGCCCTGCTTAAGTTCTATCCTGCACTGGGAGAGGTTTCGCTTTTGGACTACAAAGTGAGGGTGCTCTCCAGTAAGGACGGGACCGCATCCGTTACGCGTGTGTTGATCGAATCGACCGACGGTAAACGAACCTGGGAGACGCTTGGCGTATCAGAGAATATTCTTGAGGCGAGCTGGCAGGCCCTCGTAGACAGCATCGATTATAAGCTGCTTCTCGAAGAGGAGAAGGAGCAATGA
- a CDS encoding alpha-isopropylmalate synthase regulatory domain-containing protein has protein sequence MKRLLNIRDATKELNILRALDTYKKPFSVVGSYRLIDDGLRPEATVIIRTEQAEMHEASTGVGPVDALANVLEKSLGSIFPFIREVKLVDFASRISDRRSGTAARVEVSIVFTDGEETWSVAAVSANINMASFAALVDGFEYAIHLRKSN, from the coding sequence ATGAAGCGATTGCTGAATATAAGGGACGCAACAAAGGAGCTGAATATTCTGCGAGCCCTGGATACGTACAAGAAGCCCTTCAGTGTGGTCGGTTCGTACAGACTTATCGATGACGGCCTGAGACCTGAAGCAACGGTCATCATAAGGACAGAACAAGCCGAGATGCACGAAGCGTCGACAGGCGTAGGCCCCGTGGATGCGCTGGCCAACGTTCTTGAAAAATCACTAGGGTCTATCTTTCCCTTTATCAGAGAGGTGAAGCTGGTTGATTTCGCCTCACGCATAAGTGACAGGAGATCGGGTACCGCAGCCAGGGTCGAAGTCTCTATTGTCTTCACCGATGGCGAGGAAACCTGGAGTGTCGCGGCCGTCTCCGCGAACATCAACATGGCTTCTTTCGCCGCGCTTGTTGACGGCTTTGAGTATGCCATCCATTTAAGAAAAAGCAATTAA
- the dnaK gene encoding molecular chaperone DnaK: protein MAKKVIGIDLGTTFSVVAIMEGGDPKVIINEEGNRLTPSVVAFTKEGEVLVGQVAKRQAITNPENTIFSIKRFMGRRYSEVQGERVPYKLVGDSNGNARVEVRGKQYTPQEISAFILQKLKKSAESYLGQTVEDAVITVPAYFNDSQRQATKDAGRIAGLNVLRIINEPTASALAYGLDKQKNETIAVYDFGGGTFDISILEVGDNVVEVKSTNGDTHLGGDDIDERVMDWIVAEFKKDQGIDLSKDRMALQRLKETAERAKIELSTTMETEINLPFITADQSGPRHLNMKLTRAKLEQLSDDLFQRSMEPCKKALDDAKLKQSDIHEVVLVGGSTRIPKVQDLVKQFFGREPHKGVNPDEVVALGAAVQAGVLAGEVKDVLLLDVTPLSLGIETLGGVMTKIIERNTTIPTRKSQIFTTAEDNQTSVEIHVLQGERELARDNRTLGRFHLIGLPPAPRGMPQVEVTFDIDANGILHVTAKDMATAKEQNITITASTGLTEQDIQKMVKDAETNAEEDRKKKEEVEARNQLDNLIYGTEKTLNESKDKLSAQDISSVESAISSAKEALKSGELSRIRPAIDEMTKASHKIAELLYKKTTEAQAGGGGPEQQQAQRPGGGGSRGNDDVVDVEFEDVKK from the coding sequence ATGGCTAAAAAGGTGATTGGAATTGATCTTGGTACCACATTTTCTGTTGTGGCAATTATGGAGGGTGGGGACCCGAAGGTCATCATCAACGAAGAGGGGAACAGACTCACCCCGAGCGTAGTTGCGTTCACAAAAGAGGGCGAAGTGCTCGTCGGTCAGGTGGCGAAACGGCAGGCGATCACCAACCCTGAGAATACGATTTTTTCTATAAAGAGGTTCATGGGGAGGCGATACAGCGAAGTCCAGGGGGAGCGAGTTCCCTACAAGCTCGTGGGTGATTCGAATGGCAATGCCAGAGTGGAGGTCCGGGGAAAGCAGTACACGCCCCAGGAAATATCAGCGTTCATACTGCAAAAGCTTAAAAAATCTGCTGAAAGTTATCTTGGGCAGACTGTTGAAGATGCGGTCATCACTGTGCCTGCGTACTTTAACGATTCCCAGAGGCAGGCGACGAAGGATGCCGGTAGAATCGCCGGTCTCAATGTGCTGCGCATCATCAACGAGCCCACCGCGTCAGCCCTTGCCTACGGACTGGATAAACAGAAGAATGAAACGATAGCAGTGTACGACTTTGGGGGAGGCACTTTTGACATCTCAATCCTGGAAGTAGGCGACAACGTGGTCGAAGTGAAATCGACCAATGGTGACACGCACCTCGGCGGAGACGACATCGACGAGCGGGTCATGGACTGGATCGTAGCAGAATTCAAGAAGGACCAGGGCATTGACCTCTCCAAGGACAGAATGGCCCTTCAGAGATTGAAGGAGACAGCGGAAAGGGCAAAAATCGAGCTCTCAACAACCATGGAGACAGAAATAAATCTGCCCTTCATAACTGCTGATCAATCGGGGCCGCGACATTTGAACATGAAGCTTACGCGTGCGAAGCTGGAGCAGCTCTCTGATGATCTCTTCCAGAGATCGATGGAGCCCTGCAAGAAGGCGCTGGACGACGCCAAATTGAAGCAGTCTGATATCCACGAGGTTGTGCTCGTAGGAGGATCGACCAGGATTCCCAAAGTGCAGGATCTGGTCAAGCAGTTCTTCGGCCGCGAGCCGCATAAAGGGGTCAATCCCGATGAAGTCGTTGCGCTTGGAGCAGCAGTTCAAGCAGGTGTGCTTGCCGGCGAGGTGAAAGATGTGCTGCTTCTGGATGTGACGCCGCTCTCGCTGGGCATTGAAACGCTTGGCGGTGTGATGACAAAGATCATAGAGAGGAATACCACAATACCTACAAGAAAGAGCCAGATCTTTACCACGGCTGAAGATAACCAGACAAGCGTGGAAATCCATGTGCTGCAGGGTGAAAGAGAGCTCGCCAGGGACAATAGAACCCTCGGGCGCTTCCATCTCATAGGCCTCCCGCCCGCGCCCAGGGGCATGCCGCAGGTAGAGGTGACGTTTGATATCGATGCCAACGGCATTCTCCATGTCACCGCAAAAGATATGGCTACGGCCAAAGAGCAGAACATAACAATAACAGCCTCCACGGGGCTTACGGAGCAGGACATCCAGAAAATGGTGAAGGATGCGGAGACCAACGCGGAGGAAGATAGAAAGAAAAAGGAAGAAGTGGAGGCTCGTAATCAGCTCGATAATCTCATTTATGGCACAGAGAAGACGCTGAATGAAAGCAAAGACAAGCTGAGTGCGCAGGACATCAGCTCTGTCGAAAGTGCAATCTCAAGCGCAAAAGAAGCCCTCAAGAGCGGCGAACTGAGCAGGATTAGGCCGGCCATAGACGAAATGACAAAAGCGTCCCACAAAATCGCGGAGCTTCTCTACAAGAAAACGACTGAGGCCCAGGCCGGAGGCGGCGGTCCGGAACAGCAGCAGGCACAGAGGCCGGGAGGCGGCGGCTCGCGCGGCAATGATGACGTCGTGGACGTCGAGTTTGAGGACGTGAAGAAGTAG